One genomic region from Dromaius novaehollandiae isolate bDroNov1 chromosome 21, bDroNov1.hap1, whole genome shotgun sequence encodes:
- the LOC135330511 gene encoding transmembrane protein 209-like, which translates to MDSWTTRFRSWINETILVALVQEIESVSTQLRRMGYPEMQIGELSQGGCMSSFRWNRGGDFKGCKWGADLPTDCAILMHIFCTYLDSRLPPSPRYPDGRTFTSQHFIQTPDKPDITNENVFCIYQSNINPPHYELIYHRHVYNLPEGRNMFHTLLMFLYIIKTKESGMLGRVNLGVSGVNVLWIFGK; encoded by the exons TGGATTAATGAGACTATTTTAGTGGCACTTGTACAAGAGATTGAGTCTGTGAGCACTCAGCTGAGAAGAATGGGGTACCCAGAAATGCAAATTGGAG AGCTCTCTCAGGGAGGATGCATGAGCTCATTCCGGTGGAACAGAGGAGGAGATTTCAAAGGCTGTAAATGGGGCGCTGACTTGCCCACTGACTGTGCT ATCCTTATGCACATATTCTGCACTTACCTTGACTCCAGACTGCCACCTAGCCCCAGATATCCTGATGGCAGAACCTTCACTTCGCAACACTTCATTCAAACACCAGATAAACCAG ACAttacaaatgaaaatgtattttgcatcTACCAAAGCAACATCAATCCACCCCACTATGAGCTGATCTACCACCGCCATGTCTACAATCTGCCCGAG GGCAGAAACATGTTCCATACATTGCTTATGTTTCTGTACATCATAAAGACAAAAGAATCTGGGATGCTTGG GCGTGTAAATCTTGGTGTATCAGGAGTCAATGTTCTATGGATTTTTGGAAAATAA